DNA from Polyangia bacterium:
TGAGAGCGCGAGGCGGGCGCTGTTCGAGCAAAACACGTCTTGAAGAAACTCCGCGAGCTCGAGCAGGGGACGGGCGTTCTTCAGTTCGACTGAGACCGAGGGGGGCAGGTCAGGAGCACTGGCGCCTATGGAGTCAGAGGCTCGCGGACCAACTTCGGAGGCAACCCCTCCCAGCCTTCCGCCGAAAACTCGGCCCTGTCATGATGCCCTTCGTGCGAGTCAACGTCCCCACCTTTGAGAGCCGGCTCAACGCTGCCATCGCGCACTACTGGAAGGCACTGGATGCGCAGGCCGCCAAGCAAGGCGAGAGTAAGACATCAGACCGGGGCCGGCGTGCGGCGGTCACTGGGGGCAAGCAAATGGATGGGTTCTGCAAGCTGGTGAACTGGCTCCTACTAGAGAACGGCCTAGGGGAGGCGAGCATCTACGTCCACGAGAAGCGACAGATCCCTGGCTTCTTCAGACCGACCAAGGACTGGGACATGCTTGTCGTTCACGAAGGGCACCTAGTGCACCGCCGTCGAAATAATATCAACGTTG
Protein-coding regions in this window:
- a CDS encoding PaeR7I family type II restriction endonuclease codes for the protein MMPFVRVNVPTFESRLNAAIAHYWKALDAQAAKQGESKTSDRGRRAAVTGGKQMDGFCKLVNWLLLENGLGEASIYVHEKRQIPGFFRPTKDWDMLVVHEGHLVHRRRNNINVAAVHPRHHGTNCCNEDWVEAAPGTRGDCRASICACR